From the genome of Phytohabitans rumicis, one region includes:
- a CDS encoding phosphotransferase family protein — MIRADLSWWREIATGRETMPAAPPWVEKQLDDLVALEAALPEYTRTTAATHCDLRLDNVLIDPGGAAWLCDWNWICAGPAWFDTASLLVSAYASGLDADALFAAHPTTQDAPADALDATLAALSGYLLTRPTHTGASPTWPPTTAGPPKPPCPGWPPATAGDPLSPRLSRLSRLSPVTSPRLSPVIREWLWRVAARQGRKSLITGILWAFWPPAGGLVGWPFVRGDAPTPQP; from the coding sequence ATGATCCGCGCCGACCTGTCCTGGTGGCGGGAGATCGCCACCGGGCGGGAGACCATGCCGGCGGCGCCACCGTGGGTCGAGAAGCAGCTCGACGACCTGGTCGCGCTGGAGGCCGCCCTGCCCGAGTACACCCGGACCACCGCCGCCACCCACTGCGACCTGCGGCTGGACAACGTGCTCATCGACCCGGGCGGCGCCGCGTGGCTGTGCGACTGGAACTGGATCTGCGCCGGCCCGGCCTGGTTCGACACCGCGTCGCTGCTGGTCAGCGCGTACGCCAGCGGCCTGGACGCCGACGCCCTCTTCGCCGCCCACCCCACCACCCAGGACGCCCCCGCCGACGCGCTGGACGCCACCCTGGCCGCCCTGAGCGGCTACCTCCTCACCCGGCCCACCCACACGGGGGCCTCCCCCACCTGGCCGCCCACAACCGCTGGACCGCCGAAGCCACCCTGTCCTGGCTGGCCTCCCGCCACGGCTGGTGACCCCCTCTCTCCCCGCCTCTCCCGCCTCTCCCGCCTCTCCCCGGTGACCTCTCCCCGCCTCTCCCCGGTGATCAGGGAATGGCTCTGGCGTGTCGCGGCGCGTCAGGGGAGGAAGTCCCTGATCACCGGGATCTTGTGGGCGTTTTGGCCGCCTGCTGGCGGGCTGGTAGGCTGGCCCTTCGTGCGTGGTGACGCACCTACTCCGCAACCCTGA
- a CDS encoding DUF4240 domain-containing protein, whose protein sequence is MNTVEFWSLIAEAGNRPAGVVADLASREPADIVAFDRHLRRVLAASQSVDLFGAAYLVNGGCSHEGFDAFRGWLMAQGREAFARAVGDPDSLADLPAVRRAAVTGEELESPAMLRAAAEAHLKVTGTDLPAGPEATPRALPDGSLGSLRPRLTADSGLDAPRQASDSAVTWANTDDFWDFDDEEQVAQRLPRLAALFNQAPD, encoded by the coding sequence ATGAACACCGTCGAGTTCTGGAGCCTCATCGCAGAGGCTGGCAACCGACCGGCCGGCGTGGTCGCCGATCTCGCCAGCCGTGAGCCCGCCGACATCGTGGCCTTCGACCGGCACCTGCGGCGGGTCCTGGCCGCCTCGCAGAGCGTCGACCTGTTCGGCGCCGCCTACCTCGTCAACGGCGGCTGCTCCCACGAGGGTTTCGACGCCTTCCGGGGCTGGCTGATGGCCCAGGGGCGGGAGGCGTTCGCCCGGGCGGTCGGCGACCCTGACTCGCTGGCCGACCTCCCGGCGGTGCGGCGGGCGGCGGTCACCGGCGAGGAGCTGGAAAGCCCGGCCATGCTGCGGGCCGCGGCGGAGGCCCACCTCAAGGTCACCGGCACCGACCTGCCAGCCGGTCCGGAGGCCACACCAAGGGCCCTGCCAGATGGCTCGCTGGGCTCGCTTCGGCCCAGGCTGACGGCAGACTCCGGGCTTGACGCTCCGCGCCAAGCCTCGGACTCCGCCGTCACCTGGGCCAACACCGACGACTTCTGGGACTTCGACGACGAGGAGCAGGTGGCGCAGCGGCTGCCGCGCCTGGCCGCGCTCTTCAACCAGGCACCGGACTGA
- the lepA gene encoding translation elongation factor 4, with protein sequence MSANSPGSTDPGRIRNFCIIAHIDHGKSTLADRMLQLTGVVDARQMRDQYLDRMDIERERGITIKSQAVRMPWTVREGDQQGEHAVLNMIDTPGHVDFTYEVSRSLAACEGAVLLVDAAQGIEAQTLANLYLALENDLHVIPVLNKIDLPAAQPDKYAEELAHLIGCRPEDCLRVSGKTGDGVPHLLDEIVRQFTPPTGDAAAPARAMIFDSVYDVYRGVVTYVRVIDGRIEARERIKMMSTGAVHELLELGVIAPEMEKAQALGVGEVGYLITGVKDVRQSRVGDTVTINSRPAKEALGGYKDPKPMVYSGLYPIDGSDYPDFRDALDRLKLNDAALHYEPESSAALGFGFRCGFLGLLHLEIIRERLEREFNLDLISTAPNVVYRVLMEDGTEVVVTNPSEYPTGKIAEVYEPVVRATVLTPNDYVGAVMELCQGRRGTLRGMDYLSADRVELRYTLPLAEIIYDFFDQLKSRTKGYASLDYEPSGEQMAELVKVDILLHGEAVDAFSAIVHKDKAYNYGVTIAAKLRSLIPRQQFEVPIQAAIGNRVIARETIRAIRKDVLAKCYGGDITRKRKLLEKQKEGKKRMKMVGRVEVPQEAFIAALSTSDGGEGKAGKK encoded by the coding sequence ATGAGCGCGAACAGCCCGGGTTCGACCGACCCCGGCCGCATCCGTAATTTCTGCATCATCGCCCACATCGACCACGGCAAGTCGACGCTGGCCGACCGGATGCTGCAGCTCACCGGCGTGGTTGACGCCCGACAGATGCGCGACCAGTACCTCGACCGCATGGACATCGAGCGCGAGCGCGGCATCACGATCAAGAGTCAGGCCGTGCGCATGCCGTGGACCGTCCGGGAGGGCGACCAGCAGGGCGAGCACGCCGTGCTCAACATGATCGACACCCCGGGGCACGTCGACTTCACGTACGAGGTGTCCCGGAGCCTGGCTGCCTGTGAGGGGGCGGTCCTGCTCGTCGACGCCGCCCAGGGGATCGAGGCGCAGACGCTGGCCAACCTCTACCTGGCGCTGGAGAACGACCTGCACGTCATCCCGGTGCTCAACAAGATCGACCTGCCGGCCGCCCAGCCCGACAAGTACGCCGAGGAGCTGGCACACCTCATCGGCTGCCGGCCGGAGGACTGCCTGCGGGTGTCCGGCAAGACCGGCGACGGGGTGCCGCACCTGCTGGACGAGATCGTGCGGCAGTTCACGCCGCCGACGGGCGACGCCGCCGCGCCGGCCCGCGCGATGATCTTCGACTCGGTGTACGACGTGTACCGCGGCGTGGTGACCTACGTCCGGGTGATCGACGGCCGGATCGAGGCCCGCGAGCGGATCAAGATGATGTCCACCGGGGCGGTGCACGAGCTGCTGGAGCTGGGTGTCATCGCGCCGGAGATGGAGAAGGCGCAGGCGCTCGGGGTCGGCGAGGTGGGCTATCTGATCACCGGCGTGAAGGACGTCCGCCAGTCCCGGGTCGGCGACACCGTCACGATCAACTCCCGCCCGGCCAAGGAGGCGCTCGGCGGCTACAAGGACCCGAAGCCGATGGTCTACTCGGGGCTCTACCCGATCGACGGCTCGGACTACCCCGACTTTCGCGACGCCCTGGACCGCTTGAAGCTCAACGACGCCGCGCTCCACTACGAGCCGGAGTCCAGCGCGGCGCTCGGCTTCGGGTTCCGCTGCGGCTTCCTCGGCCTGCTCCACCTGGAGATCATCCGGGAGCGCCTGGAGCGCGAGTTCAACCTCGACCTGATCTCCACCGCGCCCAACGTGGTGTACCGCGTGCTCATGGAGGACGGCACCGAGGTCGTCGTCACCAACCCCAGCGAATACCCGACCGGCAAGATCGCCGAGGTCTACGAGCCGGTCGTCCGGGCCACCGTGCTGACCCCCAACGACTACGTGGGTGCGGTGATGGAGCTGTGCCAGGGCCGCCGCGGCACCCTGCGCGGCATGGACTACCTGTCCGCCGACCGGGTCGAGCTGCGCTACACGCTGCCCCTCGCCGAGATCATTTACGACTTCTTCGACCAGCTCAAGAGCCGTACCAAGGGGTACGCGAGCCTGGACTACGAGCCCAGCGGCGAGCAGATGGCCGAGCTGGTCAAGGTCGACATCCTGTTGCACGGCGAGGCGGTCGACGCGTTCAGCGCGATCGTGCACAAGGACAAGGCGTACAACTACGGCGTCACGATCGCGGCCAAGCTGCGCAGCCTGATCCCGCGCCAGCAGTTCGAGGTGCCGATCCAGGCCGCGATCGGCAACCGGGTGATCGCCCGCGAGACGATCCGGGCGATCCGCAAGGACGTGCTGGCCAAGTGCTACGGCGGCGACATCACCCGAAAGCGCAAGCTGCTGGAAAAGCAGAAGGAAGGCAAGAAGCGGATGAAGATGGTGGGCCGCGTCGAGGTGCCCCAGGAGGCGTTCATCGCGGCCCTGTCCACCTCGGACGGTGGAGAGGGCAAGGCGGGCAAGAAGTAA
- a CDS encoding NUDIX hydrolase: MFCPRCGQKLEAAPPTVCGACGYALFVNPRPTGSLIVHESGRFLALKRAAEPQAGLWETPGGFCDGWEDPAAAAVREGREELGVEVTLGDFVGMYVGSYDYQGERLPVLDCFFLATLDGADVTLDPSESSDMAWFDLDKPPSLAFETMDAAVRDAARRLGV, from the coding sequence ATGTTCTGCCCCCGTTGCGGCCAGAAGCTGGAGGCCGCGCCACCGACCGTGTGCGGCGCGTGCGGCTACGCCCTCTTCGTCAACCCGCGCCCCACCGGGAGCCTGATCGTGCACGAGAGCGGCCGCTTCCTGGCGCTCAAGCGGGCCGCGGAGCCGCAGGCGGGGCTGTGGGAGACGCCGGGCGGCTTCTGCGACGGGTGGGAAGATCCCGCGGCCGCCGCCGTGCGCGAGGGCCGCGAGGAGCTCGGCGTCGAGGTCACCCTCGGTGACTTCGTCGGCATGTATGTCGGGAGCTACGACTACCAGGGCGAGCGGTTGCCCGTACTCGATTGCTTTTTCCTGGCGACGCTGGACGGCGCGGACGTGACGCTCGACCCCAGCGAGTCGTCCGACATGGCCTGGTTCGACCTGGACAAGCCGCCGTCTTTGGCCTTCGAAACGATGGATGCGGCGGTCCGCGACGCCGCGCGGCGTTTGGGCGTTTGA
- a CDS encoding GlsB/YeaQ/YmgE family stress response membrane protein, whose translation MTATGIISALIIGLIIGALGRLVVPGRQSIPIWLTMLIGVGAALLGTVIARAAGVADTSGLDWTEIFVQVVLAAIGVALTVGVIGRRGVSRY comes from the coding sequence ATGACCGCTACCGGCATCATCTCGGCACTCATCATCGGGTTGATCATCGGTGCCCTGGGGCGGCTGGTCGTGCCCGGCCGCCAGAGCATCCCGATCTGGCTGACCATGCTCATCGGCGTGGGCGCGGCGCTGCTCGGCACCGTGATCGCACGGGCCGCGGGCGTGGCGGACACGTCCGGCCTGGACTGGACCGAAATCTTCGTCCAGGTCGTCCTCGCGGCAATCGGCGTCGCCCTGACGGTCGGTGTCATCGGCCGCCGCGGTGTCTCCCGCTACTAA
- a CDS encoding phytanoyl-CoA dioxygenase family protein: protein MFDYGDRTGYEPIGDVDRKEFHDQGFLLLRNVLTEEHRAALEAAVDRVYAEEGTPGETLHLLGFLERDELFGELLTHPTVFPYMWGLAGWNIYSHHNHLDVTPPAKEPEKPYWGWHQDGYRQNSDPETLDPDLPRPMFSLKVAYVLSDMSETGRGATKVIPGSHLQNSLARPSDLTVHNPDPEGTLEITANPGDAFIFDRRQWHSRSTNLSTVTRKILFIGYTYRWIRPLDELHIDKDGPWWAGRTPVQRQLCGEGTHTANYWGVNWDGYVDDEIPLRRELKVRGLLDRRIPWLR from the coding sequence GTGTTCGACTACGGGGACCGGACCGGCTACGAGCCGATCGGCGACGTCGACCGCAAGGAATTCCACGACCAGGGCTTCCTGCTCCTGCGGAACGTGCTGACCGAGGAACACCGTGCCGCGCTGGAGGCGGCCGTCGACCGCGTGTACGCGGAGGAGGGCACCCCGGGCGAGACGCTGCACCTGCTCGGGTTCCTGGAGCGCGACGAACTCTTCGGCGAGTTGCTCACCCACCCGACCGTCTTCCCGTACATGTGGGGGCTGGCCGGCTGGAACATCTACTCGCACCACAACCACCTCGACGTGACCCCGCCGGCGAAGGAGCCGGAGAAGCCGTACTGGGGGTGGCACCAGGACGGCTACCGGCAGAACTCGGACCCGGAGACCCTGGACCCCGACCTGCCGCGGCCGATGTTCTCGCTCAAGGTGGCGTACGTGCTCTCCGACATGTCGGAGACCGGCCGGGGCGCCACGAAGGTGATCCCGGGCAGCCACCTGCAGAACTCGCTGGCCCGCCCGTCGGACCTGACCGTGCACAACCCGGACCCCGAGGGCACGCTGGAGATCACGGCGAACCCGGGCGACGCGTTCATCTTCGACCGCCGCCAGTGGCACTCCCGCTCCACCAACCTGTCGACGGTCACCCGGAAGATCCTGTTCATCGGATACACGTACCGGTGGATCCGGCCGCTGGACGAGCTGCACATCGACAAGGACGGCCCGTGGTGGGCGGGCCGGACGCCGGTGCAGCGCCAGTTGTGCGGCGAGGGTACGCACACGGCCAACTACTGGGGCGTCAACTGGGACGGCTACGTGGACGACGAGATTCCCCTGCGGCGCGAGCTGAAGGTTCGCGGCCTGCTCGACCGCCGCATTCCCTGGCTGAGGTGA
- a CDS encoding enoyl-CoA hydratase-related protein: MTSEGDALVRVETGQGVATLTLDSPHNRNALSTPLMTQLLAALAAAESDDEVRVVVLSHTGPVFCSGADLKETAAAYASGQSERSEPSGTVPAAMLGDVFARLWEFPKPVVARVGGPARAGGLGLIAAADIAICTEDATFAFTEVRLGVVPAVISATVLPRLQPRAAAELFLTGDVFDGRRAAQIGLVTAASPAASLDATVAAYCAALVRGAPRALAGTKGILHRRSAATVREDLSELSALSVDYFLSEEGREGVQAFREKRDPWWVPQGSGGA, translated from the coding sequence ATGACTTCTGAGGGCGATGCGCTGGTACGCGTCGAGACCGGGCAGGGCGTGGCGACGCTCACGCTGGACAGCCCGCACAACCGCAACGCGCTGTCCACGCCGCTGATGACGCAGCTCCTGGCCGCCCTCGCCGCGGCCGAGTCGGACGACGAGGTGCGGGTGGTGGTGCTCTCGCACACCGGGCCGGTGTTCTGCTCGGGCGCCGACCTGAAGGAGACCGCCGCGGCGTACGCCTCCGGGCAAAGCGAGCGGAGCGAGCCATCCGGCACAGTTCCGGCCGCGATGCTCGGCGACGTGTTCGCGAGGCTCTGGGAGTTTCCCAAGCCGGTGGTGGCGCGTGTCGGCGGGCCGGCGCGGGCGGGCGGCCTGGGCCTGATCGCGGCCGCGGACATCGCCATCTGCACGGAGGACGCCACGTTCGCGTTCACCGAGGTGCGGCTCGGCGTGGTGCCCGCGGTCATCTCCGCTACCGTGCTGCCGCGGCTGCAACCGCGGGCCGCGGCGGAGCTCTTCCTGACCGGGGACGTCTTCGACGGGCGGCGGGCCGCGCAGATCGGCCTGGTGACGGCGGCGTCACCGGCCGCCTCTCTGGACGCCACGGTGGCCGCCTACTGCGCCGCGCTGGTCCGGGGCGCACCACGGGCGCTGGCCGGCACGAAGGGCATCCTGCACCGCCGGTCGGCCGCTACCGTACGTGAAGATCTCTCGGAACTATCTGCCCTTTCGGTGGACTATTTCCTGTCCGAAGAGGGGCGGGAGGGTGTCCAAGCGTTCCGCGAAAAGCGTGACCCGTGGTGGGTCCCGCAGGGGTCTGGAGGCGCTTAA
- the hemW gene encoding radical SAM family heme chaperone HemW produces the protein MPSALPDGDAVPRDGALPPGTQLGGHGFGVYVHVPFCASRCGYCDFNTYTAAELGGGASRDAYAGTVLAELALAATVVAPPRVDTVFVGGGTPTLLDPDDLARILDAIDRTWGLAAGAEVTTEANPESVTPASLQRLRKAGFTRVSLGMQSTAPGVLQILDRRHTAGRAPAAALEAREAGFDHVNLDLIYGTPGESADDFAASLDAAVRAGVDHVSAYALIVEEGTRLAARMRRGELPYPSDDVAADRYLAAEAALDAAGFSWYEVSNWATSEGARCRHNLLYWAGGDWWGLGPGAHSHVGGVRWWNVKHPSAYAGRLAEGASPGHGREVLSAADRRMEDVMLRLRLASGLPLSALDGAGRAAAARAVGDGLLVERAGSVVLTLRGRLLADAVVRDLT, from the coding sequence ATGCCCAGTGCGCTTCCCGATGGCGACGCCGTGCCCCGCGACGGCGCGCTGCCGCCTGGGACCCAGTTGGGCGGGCACGGCTTCGGCGTGTACGTCCACGTGCCGTTCTGCGCCAGCCGGTGCGGGTACTGCGACTTCAACACGTACACGGCGGCGGAACTGGGTGGCGGCGCGAGCCGGGACGCGTACGCCGGCACGGTGCTCGCTGAGCTGGCCCTGGCGGCCACCGTGGTGGCGCCGCCCCGGGTCGACACGGTCTTCGTCGGCGGCGGCACGCCGACCCTGCTCGACCCCGATGACCTGGCCCGCATCCTGGACGCGATCGACCGCACCTGGGGGCTGGCCGCCGGCGCCGAGGTCACCACCGAGGCCAACCCCGAGTCGGTGACGCCGGCGTCGCTGCAGCGGCTGCGCAAGGCGGGGTTCACCCGGGTCTCCCTGGGTATGCAGTCGACCGCCCCTGGCGTACTCCAGATTCTGGATAGGCGGCACACCGCGGGCCGGGCGCCGGCCGCGGCGCTGGAGGCCCGCGAGGCCGGTTTCGACCATGTCAACCTCGACCTGATCTATGGCACGCCGGGGGAGTCGGCGGACGACTTCGCCGCGTCGCTGGACGCGGCCGTGCGGGCGGGCGTGGACCACGTCAGCGCCTACGCCTTGATCGTGGAGGAGGGCACCCGGCTCGCCGCGCGGATGCGGCGCGGCGAGCTGCCGTACCCCTCGGACGACGTCGCCGCGGACCGGTACCTGGCCGCGGAGGCGGCGCTCGACGCGGCCGGCTTCTCCTGGTACGAGGTGTCCAACTGGGCCACGAGCGAGGGCGCCCGGTGCCGGCACAACCTGCTCTACTGGGCCGGCGGCGACTGGTGGGGCCTCGGTCCGGGGGCGCACAGCCACGTCGGCGGCGTGCGGTGGTGGAACGTCAAGCACCCGTCGGCGTACGCGGGCCGGCTGGCCGAGGGGGCCTCGCCCGGCCACGGGCGGGAGGTCCTGTCGGCGGCCGACCGGCGGATGGAGGACGTGATGCTGCGGCTGCGGCTGGCGTCGGGGCTGCCGCTGTCGGCGCTCGACGGCGCGGGGCGTGCGGCCGCGGCCCGCGCGGTGGGCGACGGGCTGCTGGTGGAGCGGGCCGGGAGCGTCGTGTTGACGCTCCGCGGCCGCTTGCTGGCCGACGCGGTGGTGCGCGACCTTACTTGA